A genomic window from Algoriphagus sp. Y33 includes:
- a CDS encoding SusC/RagA family TonB-linked outer membrane protein, with product MNKKLYARTAKLKVLFLMLIYIQIHPVSARQDSLQVVHGQVFEAETEIPLAGALILLNEIGSSQVTDKDGRFSFYLTQGTYRMTISFIGFQTSDRTIEVPQPDLLRILMEADEMALGEVEVLSTGYQEIPKERATGSFVHIDRELIDRRVSTNILERIEDVSSGLIFNRNSSSTEPISIRGRSTLFGNTQPLIVVDNLPYEGSIDNINPNDVESITVLKDAAAASIWGAQAGNGVIVINTKSGSYNQPLKVAFQSNLTIVEKPDLFYAPQMEIAGFIAQEKRLFESGYYNSRINSLARTPLSPVVETLLAAREGKMSQQEADILLAQYGIRDSRRDLTEIYYRPAVQQQYAFQVNGGGEAYLFNFSGGYDHNLSGQIGTHDDRVTLNAKQNWKLAKGKMEISTGFYLSRAAHFSDTGIPSPGPYESLVDGQGNALSIVAGLNTRFVESTQDAGLLDWRSFPVNEIGKRNDRTVSMDTRINLGVKYSLLKGLDAQVRYQYWTNNTEIRNIETEELFLVRHQINSYTQVTEDGDLSYAVPRGSRFTNTNASGYSHNVRTSLSYSLDQGPHQLTSLAGWELRDHSSISDRMGYYGYDDATGLSTPVDFITRFPQYQNPGSSPVIPYQGVHTGVIDRYLSYFGNAGYTFRGKYLLTASARKDMSNLFGVESNQKGVPLWSLGAGWIVSEENFYGLDWMPFLKLRMSYGYNGNVDKNTTAYTTIRYDNFHSLIPGLRYAYISNPPNPDLRWEKIRILNFAFDFETKSGRIGGILEYYTKNGQDLIGETEVPGSNGLYQFRGNFSNTTTRGFDLTFNTVNVDRALRWSSQFLLSGWKDKVTEFAGSRSITQILGANSSNLVPVEGNPLHSVYSLPWAGLDPLNGNPLGYLDGEVSDEYSRIIGASTLENINYHGSARPTVFGSVRNTFGWKGWSFSFNVTYRLGYFFRRSSVDYTSLSRGEITHSDYSERWVEPGDEMFTQIPSRPENLDTQRHNFFRLSESLIERGDHIRLQDIRLGYKWSRADKPKLPLRNIEAFTYLNNLGVLWKLTDIPLDPDFRSAKPLTSISFGLRANF from the coding sequence ATGAACAAGAAACTATATGCAAGAACAGCCAAGCTGAAGGTGTTGTTCCTGATGCTAATCTATATTCAGATCCACCCGGTATCTGCTAGGCAGGACAGCCTTCAGGTAGTGCATGGACAGGTTTTTGAAGCTGAAACGGAGATTCCGCTAGCCGGGGCTTTGATTTTGCTCAACGAAATAGGGAGCTCCCAAGTGACGGATAAAGATGGGCGGTTCTCATTTTACCTGACGCAGGGGACGTACAGGATGACCATTAGCTTCATTGGCTTCCAGACGTCCGATAGGACGATAGAAGTCCCACAGCCCGACCTCCTTAGAATACTGATGGAAGCAGATGAAATGGCTCTTGGCGAGGTGGAAGTACTCTCAACGGGCTATCAGGAGATACCCAAAGAAAGGGCTACAGGTTCATTTGTACATATAGACAGGGAGCTGATAGACCGCCGGGTCAGTACCAATATTCTGGAAAGGATAGAAGATGTTTCCTCGGGGCTTATTTTCAACAGAAATTCATCCTCCACCGAGCCCATCAGTATCAGGGGGAGGAGCACGCTGTTTGGCAATACACAGCCGCTGATCGTGGTGGACAATCTTCCATATGAGGGTAGTATTGACAATATCAACCCCAATGACGTAGAATCCATCACGGTATTGAAGGATGCCGCCGCAGCCTCTATCTGGGGAGCCCAGGCAGGAAATGGGGTCATAGTTATCAATACAAAATCAGGAAGTTATAACCAACCACTTAAGGTGGCATTCCAGTCGAATCTGACTATAGTGGAAAAGCCTGATCTGTTCTATGCCCCACAGATGGAAATCGCCGGTTTCATCGCACAGGAAAAGCGGTTGTTTGAGTCTGGTTATTATAATTCAAGAATTAACTCCCTGGCAAGAACACCCTTGTCCCCGGTGGTGGAAACACTTTTGGCAGCAAGGGAAGGTAAAATGAGCCAGCAAGAGGCGGATATCTTATTGGCACAATACGGAATCCGGGATAGCAGGAGGGATTTGACAGAAATCTACTACCGTCCTGCGGTACAGCAGCAATATGCATTTCAGGTAAACGGAGGTGGTGAAGCTTATCTGTTCAATTTCTCGGGAGGATATGACCATAACCTATCCGGTCAGATTGGGACCCACGATGATAGGGTAACCCTGAATGCAAAACAGAACTGGAAGCTGGCTAAGGGCAAGATGGAAATTTCCACAGGGTTCTATCTGAGTAGGGCAGCGCATTTTTCAGATACAGGTATACCGAGTCCAGGTCCTTATGAATCACTTGTGGATGGTCAAGGAAATGCATTGTCAATAGTGGCAGGATTAAATACTAGATTTGTTGAAAGTACTCAGGATGCCGGGCTATTGGACTGGCGATCATTTCCGGTCAATGAAATAGGGAAAAGGAATGACCGGACGGTTTCCATGGACACCCGAATCAATCTGGGGGTTAAATATTCCCTGCTGAAAGGTTTGGATGCGCAAGTTCGGTACCAATATTGGACAAATAATACCGAAATCCGGAACATAGAGACAGAGGAGTTGTTTTTGGTACGCCACCAGATCAACAGCTATACACAGGTGACTGAAGATGGTGACCTTTCCTATGCTGTTCCCCGCGGCAGCCGTTTTACGAATACAAATGCTTCCGGCTATAGTCATAATGTAAGAACGTCCCTTTCCTATTCGCTGGATCAAGGACCACATCAGTTGACCTCACTCGCGGGATGGGAATTAAGGGATCACAGCAGTATTTCAGATCGGATGGGGTATTATGGGTACGATGATGCTACGGGTTTGAGTACGCCGGTGGATTTCATCACCCGTTTCCCGCAATACCAGAATCCTGGCAGCAGCCCTGTTATTCCTTATCAGGGAGTACATACAGGAGTAATTGATCGCTACCTTTCTTATTTTGGAAATGCAGGGTATACGTTCCGGGGGAAATACCTGCTAACAGCAAGTGCAAGAAAAGACATGTCCAATCTCTTTGGGGTAGAGAGCAATCAAAAAGGTGTTCCATTGTGGAGTTTGGGTGCAGGTTGGATAGTTAGTGAGGAGAATTTTTATGGATTGGATTGGATGCCCTTTTTAAAACTCAGGATGAGTTATGGGTACAATGGAAATGTGGATAAAAATACCACAGCCTATACCACCATCCGATATGATAATTTCCATAGTCTTATCCCCGGTCTCAGATATGCATACATATCTAATCCTCCCAATCCTGATCTTCGGTGGGAAAAAATACGAATACTCAATTTTGCATTTGATTTCGAGACAAAATCTGGGAGAATTGGCGGGATTCTGGAATATTACACTAAAAACGGACAGGATTTAATAGGGGAAACAGAAGTTCCCGGCTCCAATGGTCTGTACCAATTTAGAGGCAATTTTTCTAACACAACCACGCGGGGATTTGACCTCACCTTTAATACAGTCAATGTGGATAGGGCTCTAAGATGGAGCAGCCAGTTTTTGCTAAGCGGATGGAAGGACAAAGTGACAGAATTTGCAGGCTCCCGTTCTATCACACAGATTCTGGGAGCCAATTCTTCAAATCTCGTACCTGTGGAGGGAAATCCTCTGCATTCTGTGTATTCTCTTCCATGGGCAGGGCTGGATCCATTGAATGGAAATCCCCTGGGTTATTTGGATGGGGAGGTATCTGATGAGTATTCCCGGATTATTGGAGCCTCCACTCTGGAAAACATCAATTATCACGGATCGGCGAGGCCAACTGTTTTCGGATCTGTCCGGAATACGTTTGGGTGGAAAGGGTGGAGCTTCTCTTTTAATGTGACTTATAGGTTAGGATATTTTTTTAGAAGGTCTTCAGTGGATTATACCTCGCTTTCAAGGGGAGAGATCACTCATTCTGACTATTCAGAGAGGTGGGTGGAGCCAGGAGACGAGATGTTTACCCAGATACCTTCCCGTCCTGAAAACCTGGATACCCAACGCCATAATTTCTTCAGACTGTCTGAATCACTCATAGAAAGAGGAGATCATATCAGACTACAGGATATACGTTTGGGGTATAAATGGAGTAGGGCAGACAAGCCTAAGTTGCCTCTCAGGAATATAGAAGCATTCACATACCTCAATAACCTCGGGGTGCTATGGAAATTAACAGATATACCGCTGGATCCTGATTTCAGATCTGCCAAACCGTTAACCAGCATTTCATTTGGACTTCGGGCAAACTTCTAA